In Horticoccus luteus, the following proteins share a genomic window:
- the ettA gene encoding energy-dependent translational throttle protein EttA, with product MAKPDDAPTIIFSMLGVSKKIERKEILRDISLSFYYGAKIGVLGLNGSGKSSLLRILAGRDTEIDGSVHFEPGYNVGLLEQEPQLTPGKTVRECVEEGVKHLTDLTAAYDATWDDIGAAETDEQRDAITKKQGELQEEIDRLGAWDVAPQVEMAMDALRCPPGDQPVEKLSGGERRRVALARLLLQKPSILLLDEPTNHLDAESVNWLEQHLARYEGTVIAVTHDRYFLDNVAQWILELSYGHGIPWKGNYSSWLEQKQRRSAVEQRTEDRRQKAMARELEWIRSSAKARQSKGQARINAYESMLAQNVAEKEREFEVIIPPGPRLGALVVEAKDLAKSYGDNVLFEGVNFSLPPGGIVGVIGPNGAGKTTLFRLIVGAEQPDRGELRVGPTVKIAHVDQSRDSLPDAETIWQAISGGEEIMKLGGREVNSRAYCAQFGFTGADQSKKVGVLSGGERNRVHLARLLKSGANLILLDEPTNDLDVNSIRALEEALENFAGCAVVVSHDRWFLDRVATHILAFEGESTVHWFNGNFSAYQEDYRRRKGKEADQPHRIKYRKLAR from the coding sequence ATGGCCAAACCTGACGACGCACCGACGATTATTTTTTCGATGCTGGGTGTCTCGAAGAAAATCGAGCGCAAGGAAATCCTCCGCGACATCTCGTTGTCGTTTTACTACGGCGCGAAGATCGGCGTGCTGGGGCTCAACGGCTCCGGCAAGTCGTCGTTGCTGCGGATCCTCGCGGGGCGGGACACGGAGATCGACGGGAGCGTGCATTTCGAGCCGGGTTACAACGTGGGCTTGCTGGAGCAGGAGCCGCAATTGACGCCGGGCAAAACGGTGCGCGAGTGCGTGGAGGAAGGCGTGAAGCACTTGACGGATCTGACGGCGGCCTACGACGCGACGTGGGATGACATCGGCGCGGCGGAAACGGATGAGCAGCGCGATGCGATCACGAAGAAGCAGGGCGAATTGCAGGAGGAAATCGACCGGCTCGGTGCGTGGGATGTGGCGCCGCAAGTGGAGATGGCGATGGACGCGCTGCGGTGTCCGCCGGGCGATCAGCCGGTGGAGAAGCTTTCGGGGGGCGAGCGGCGGCGCGTGGCGCTGGCGCGGTTGTTGTTGCAGAAGCCGTCGATCCTGCTGCTCGACGAGCCGACGAATCACCTCGATGCGGAGAGCGTCAACTGGCTGGAGCAGCACTTGGCGCGTTACGAGGGCACGGTGATCGCGGTGACGCACGACCGGTATTTTTTGGACAACGTGGCGCAGTGGATTCTGGAGTTGTCGTATGGGCACGGGATTCCGTGGAAGGGGAATTATTCGTCGTGGCTGGAGCAGAAGCAGCGGCGGAGCGCGGTGGAGCAGCGCACGGAGGACCGGCGGCAGAAGGCGATGGCGCGCGAGCTGGAGTGGATCCGCTCGTCGGCGAAGGCGCGGCAGTCGAAGGGGCAGGCGCGCATCAACGCTTACGAGTCGATGCTGGCGCAAAACGTCGCGGAGAAAGAGCGGGAGTTTGAGGTGATCATCCCGCCGGGGCCGCGGCTGGGGGCGCTGGTGGTGGAGGCGAAGGACCTGGCGAAGAGTTACGGCGACAACGTGCTGTTTGAAGGGGTGAATTTTTCGCTGCCCCCGGGCGGAATCGTGGGCGTGATCGGCCCGAACGGCGCGGGCAAGACGACGTTGTTCCGGTTGATCGTGGGCGCGGAGCAGCCGGATCGCGGAGAGTTGCGCGTAGGCCCGACGGTGAAGATCGCGCACGTGGATCAGTCGCGTGATTCGCTGCCGGACGCCGAGACGATCTGGCAGGCGATCAGCGGCGGCGAGGAGATCATGAAGCTGGGCGGGCGCGAGGTGAACAGCCGGGCGTATTGCGCGCAGTTTGGTTTCACGGGCGCGGATCAGAGCAAGAAAGTCGGCGTGTTGTCGGGCGGGGAGCGCAACCGCGTGCATCTCGCACGATTGCTGAAGAGCGGCGCGAACCTGATTTTGTTGGACGAGCCGACGAACGATCTCGATGTGAACTCGATCCGCGCGCTGGAGGAGGCGTTGGAAAATTTCGCGGGGTGCGCGGTGGTGGTGTCGCACGACCGGTGGTTTCTGGACCGGGTGGCGACGCACATCCTGGCGTTTGAAGGCGAGAGCACGGTGCACTGGTTCAACGGCAATTTCTCGGCGTATCAGGAGGATTATCGCCGGCGGAAGGGGAAGGAGGCGGATCAGCCGCACCGGATCAAATATCGGAAGCTTGCGCGGTGA
- a CDS encoding DUF748 domain-containing protein — MYRFPRRFRWFRWTVILVGLYGLVGFFALPPLIRTQLPKRLSVELGRTVTIGSVRVNPFALSATLENVNITERDRRGSFVSWKRLYVNADPLASLFGEWVIGAIELDGFQGNVAVGADGGLNFSDLLADAKGDSADARGGAKEHRPVRIGRLQVTRAQVSVRDESRRQEFTTLVGPVTFLVTGFRTGGRADSPYAFEATTEAGEKIAWRGTLTTAPFRSSGEFHLDDVLLPKYAPYYSASLGAVVEDGRVSVGGKYEADFGAGERKLAIAGATVAVRDLRIVEPGATEPMLALPKVDATEIDADALARRVDIARLAVAGGSVSVRREADGKLSWERVWTPAQLTVQPGGASVARGATTGASVDRDRTPDVRAQAIAITGLKVHATDRTLPRPADVTLNALKLNVKNFSLAEGSPMPLQMGFDWAPEGAVQIDGTVTLKPSLAANVVVVATKMALAPMSPYLEQHFNARIAAGTLSTQSRVQINSGGTGPAVNVGGDASLTGFKLTEGTEGAPVAGWTDLALEKFSASTSEPLTVAVDEVKLAGPTANLVRRADGTWNVAGLRRATAQTPETTSAATPSILLPGMSAGSGGAAEPEPKISIGRVTINEGEFAFTDQSIKPAVRMALTQFGGVVTGLSSEHGAKANLDLSARVDGSGPVKVTGQVDPLGREKSAALNVDLRNVDLVPLSPYAAKFAGYEVARGKLQVDVTFHLKDAALNSADVITLDQFTWGAASDSPAATKLPVRLGVALLKDREGKIVLDVPVEGNVDDPNFRVSRVVWHAIGNVLTKAATSPFALLGSMFGGGGDELSWQDFAAGSSELQAGEEKKLATMVKALTERPGLSVAIEGGYDAGVDRPALQEQKWKEQLRAQVQRLRGSTAASAPRGEPLAATGEERAEAVKALYARTFPGGVEVPMSSPDEAAERTAENADAAPAAKSAPPAAKKSGNIGLVERTWGFLTSWRKRREEKHEEKLAAAAAEQRRREAERDAQKEADAAAAARGERGGVIGLPIADMEARLKQRVQVTPDDLRALAEARARAVRDYFTQAGIAGERVLLTSAGQSAPEQAAPRATLSLQ; from the coding sequence ATGTATCGGTTTCCGCGTCGCTTTCGCTGGTTTCGATGGACGGTGATTCTCGTCGGGCTCTATGGCCTCGTGGGTTTCTTTGCACTGCCGCCGCTGATTCGCACGCAACTGCCCAAGCGCTTGTCGGTTGAACTCGGGCGCACGGTCACGATCGGCAGCGTGCGCGTGAACCCGTTCGCGCTCTCGGCGACGTTGGAAAATGTGAACATCACCGAGCGCGACCGGCGCGGCTCGTTTGTCAGTTGGAAGCGGCTCTATGTGAACGCCGATCCGCTGGCATCGTTGTTTGGCGAATGGGTGATCGGGGCGATCGAGCTCGATGGGTTTCAGGGCAACGTCGCGGTGGGCGCGGATGGCGGGTTGAATTTTTCCGATCTGCTCGCGGACGCGAAGGGCGATTCCGCGGACGCTCGCGGTGGCGCCAAGGAACACCGGCCGGTGCGCATCGGGCGGCTGCAAGTGACGCGGGCGCAGGTGAGCGTGCGCGACGAATCGCGGCGACAGGAGTTCACGACGCTGGTGGGGCCGGTGACGTTCCTCGTGACGGGGTTTCGCACGGGCGGCCGCGCGGATTCGCCGTATGCCTTTGAGGCGACGACGGAGGCGGGAGAGAAAATCGCGTGGCGCGGGACGCTGACGACGGCGCCATTCCGCTCGAGCGGTGAGTTTCACCTGGATGACGTGTTGCTGCCGAAATATGCGCCCTATTACAGCGCATCGTTGGGCGCAGTGGTTGAGGACGGACGCGTGTCGGTCGGTGGGAAATACGAAGCGGATTTTGGGGCAGGCGAAAGGAAGCTGGCGATCGCCGGTGCGACGGTGGCGGTGCGTGATTTGCGGATCGTCGAGCCCGGAGCGACTGAACCCATGCTCGCCTTGCCCAAGGTGGATGCGACCGAGATCGACGCCGATGCGTTGGCGCGGCGGGTGGACATTGCCCGCCTGGCGGTGGCGGGCGGCAGCGTGTCGGTGCGGCGGGAGGCCGACGGAAAGTTGAGTTGGGAGCGAGTGTGGACGCCGGCTCAGTTGACCGTGCAACCAGGCGGAGCGAGCGTCGCGCGCGGGGCGACGACAGGGGCATCGGTTGATCGAGACCGCACGCCGGATGTGCGGGCGCAGGCGATCGCCATCACGGGGTTGAAGGTCCACGCGACCGATCGCACGCTCCCGCGGCCGGCGGACGTGACGTTGAACGCCCTGAAGTTAAACGTGAAAAACTTCTCCCTGGCGGAGGGCTCGCCGATGCCGCTGCAAATGGGTTTTGACTGGGCGCCGGAAGGAGCCGTGCAAATCGACGGCACGGTGACCCTGAAGCCGAGTCTCGCGGCGAATGTCGTGGTGGTGGCCACGAAGATGGCGCTCGCGCCGATGAGCCCGTATCTCGAGCAGCACTTCAACGCGCGCATCGCCGCAGGGACGTTGTCGACGCAGAGTCGCGTGCAAATCAACAGCGGCGGGACGGGACCGGCGGTGAACGTGGGCGGCGACGCGTCGCTGACGGGATTCAAGCTCACGGAGGGAACGGAGGGAGCGCCGGTGGCAGGTTGGACGGACTTGGCGCTGGAAAAATTTTCGGCTTCGACGAGCGAGCCGCTCACCGTGGCGGTGGACGAAGTGAAGCTGGCGGGGCCAACGGCGAACCTCGTGCGGCGAGCGGATGGCACTTGGAACGTGGCCGGCCTGCGGCGGGCGACGGCGCAGACGCCGGAGACTACGAGTGCAGCGACGCCGTCGATTTTGTTGCCGGGTATGTCCGCAGGAAGCGGGGGAGCGGCGGAACCGGAACCAAAGATTTCGATCGGACGCGTGACGATCAACGAGGGCGAGTTCGCGTTTACGGATCAGTCAATCAAACCGGCGGTGCGGATGGCGCTGACGCAATTTGGCGGAGTGGTCACGGGGTTGTCATCGGAGCACGGGGCGAAGGCAAATCTGGACCTCAGCGCGAGGGTGGATGGATCGGGACCGGTGAAAGTGACGGGGCAGGTGGATCCGTTGGGTCGGGAGAAATCGGCGGCGTTGAACGTCGATCTGCGAAATGTGGACCTGGTGCCGCTCAGTCCGTATGCCGCGAAATTCGCGGGCTACGAAGTCGCGCGGGGAAAGTTGCAGGTCGACGTGACGTTTCACCTGAAAGATGCGGCGTTGAATTCGGCGGACGTCATCACGCTCGATCAATTCACGTGGGGCGCGGCGAGCGACAGTCCGGCGGCGACGAAGCTGCCGGTGCGGCTGGGCGTGGCGTTGTTGAAGGATCGCGAGGGTAAGATCGTGCTCGACGTGCCGGTCGAAGGGAATGTGGACGATCCGAATTTCCGGGTGAGCCGCGTGGTGTGGCACGCGATCGGCAACGTGCTGACGAAGGCGGCGACGTCGCCGTTCGCACTGTTGGGATCGATGTTTGGCGGCGGAGGAGACGAGTTGTCGTGGCAGGATTTTGCGGCGGGTTCGAGCGAACTGCAGGCGGGCGAAGAAAAGAAGCTCGCGACGATGGTGAAGGCGTTGACGGAACGGCCGGGGCTGAGTGTGGCAATCGAAGGCGGCTACGACGCGGGCGTGGATCGACCGGCGTTGCAGGAGCAGAAGTGGAAAGAGCAGTTGCGGGCGCAGGTGCAGCGACTGCGCGGATCAACGGCGGCGTCGGCGCCACGAGGCGAACCGCTGGCCGCGACGGGTGAAGAACGCGCGGAAGCGGTGAAGGCGCTTTACGCGCGGACGTTTCCGGGCGGCGTGGAGGTGCCGATGTCGTCGCCGGATGAGGCGGCTGAGCGAACCGCGGAGAACGCGGATGCCGCTCCGGCCGCGAAATCCGCGCCGCCGGCGGCGAAGAAGAGTGGGAATATCGGCTTGGTGGAGCGCACGTGGGGATTTTTGACCTCGTGGCGGAAGCGTCGGGAGGAGAAGCACGAGGAAAAACTGGCGGCCGCGGCGGCGGAGCAGCGGCGGCGGGAAGCGGAACGCGATGCGCAAAAGGAGGCCGACGCGGCGGCGGCGGCGCGCGGGGAAAGGGGCGGCGTCATTGGCCTGCCCATCGCCGACATGGAGGCGCGGCTGAAGCAGCGCGTGCAGGTGACGCCGGACGATTTGCGGGCGCTGGCGGAGGCGCGGGCGCGGGCGGTGCGCGACTACTTTACGCAGGCGGGAATCGCCGGTGAGCGGGTGCTTCTCACGTCGGCGGGTCAGAGCGCGCCCGAGCAAGCGGCGCCGCGGGCGACCTTGTCGTTGCAGTGA
- the msrA gene encoding peptide-methionine (S)-S-oxide reductase MsrA, producing MKWQCAALGLLALMICGCRDDSTTRPARKTEINMDAKTESIVLGGGCFWCTEAAYELLPGVTDVVSGYAGGDEPNPTYEAVCAHATGHAEVVQVTFDPAQVSLEKVLNYFWQIHNPTQVGGQGNDHGPQYRSIILYADEAQRAAAEASRAEAAKTFRDPITTEIVPLKKFWRAEEYHQDYFRKNPNAGYCSYVIAPKVRKLEHKLAAEQK from the coding sequence ATGAAGTGGCAATGTGCGGCCTTGGGCTTGCTGGCGTTGATGATCTGCGGTTGTCGCGATGATTCCACGACGCGGCCGGCGCGAAAAACCGAAATCAACATGGATGCAAAAACCGAATCGATCGTGCTCGGCGGGGGATGTTTCTGGTGCACGGAAGCGGCGTATGAATTGCTGCCCGGCGTGACGGACGTCGTGAGTGGTTACGCGGGCGGTGATGAACCGAATCCGACGTATGAAGCGGTGTGCGCCCACGCGACCGGCCATGCGGAGGTGGTGCAGGTGACGTTCGATCCGGCGCAGGTTTCGCTGGAAAAAGTGCTCAATTATTTCTGGCAGATTCATAACCCGACCCAGGTGGGCGGGCAGGGCAACGATCACGGGCCGCAGTATCGGTCGATCATCCTCTACGCCGATGAGGCGCAGCGCGCGGCGGCGGAGGCCTCACGCGCGGAGGCGGCGAAGACGTTTCGCGATCCAATCACGACGGAGATCGTGCCGTTGAAGAAATTCTGGCGGGCGGAGGAGTATCATCAGGATTACTTCCGGAAGAATCCGAACGCCGGTTACTGCAGCTATGTGATCGCGCCGAAGGTGCGGAAGCTGGAGCACAAGCTGGCGGCGGAGCAGAAGTGA